The DNA window ATGAAGGATATCTATCCGCCGCGTCTGGTCGAGCGTCCCTCGTCTGCGATCGCGCCTGTCCTTGCGGTTGAGAATCTCTCGGAAGCAGGCAGGTTTGAGAATGTTTCGCTCGATGTCCGCCCCGGCGAAGTTGTTGGCCTGTTCGGCCTGATCGGTTCCGGGCGTTCCGATGTGATGAAGGCACTCTTCGGTTTCGGGCAACCGACCGGCACCATTCGCCTTAATGGTAATCCGGTGCATCTGCGCTCCCCCGCCGATGCCATCCGGCACGGCATTGCCTTCGTGACCGAAAACCGCAAGGAAGAAGGCCTCGTGCTGCAGCATAGTGTCGAGCGCAACATCAACATGGTTGCGCTGGGTCAACTCGCCGGACAGTTCGGCTTCACCCGCCCTGCCCGTGAACGCGCCGCAGCGAAGACGGAAATCCTGCGTCTTGCCATCAAGACCGCATCGATGGAAACGCCCGCCGGGTCGCTCAGTGGTGGCAACCAGCAGAAAATCGTTATCGCCAAATGGCTGCAGACCCAACCCAGAATACTGATCCTTGACGAGCCGACGCGCGGTGTCGACGTCGGTGCCAAGTTCGAGATCTACCGCATTATCCGCGAGCTTGCCGCCGCTGGCACCGCCATCCTGATGGTATCCTCAGAATTGCCCGAAGTGCTCGGTCTCAGCGACCGGCTCGTCATCATGCACAACAAGCGCGTGGCAAAAATGCTGGACGCGCAGGGCCTCAGCCCGGAAACCGTTATGACCTACGCAGCAGGAATACACCAATGACCAATTCTACCGAGACGAAGCAGGCGCTTCTGGCTTCCCCCCTCATCCGGCAATATGGTGGCATTGTCATCTCGCTGATCATCCTGTGCCTGGTCTTTTCAACGATCAGCCCTCGCTTCCTTGCCTTCAACAATTTCATGAACATTATGCAGCAAGTAGCTGTAATTGCCGTTGCTGCCTATGGCATGACCTATGTGATCCTGCTTGGCGATATTGACCTCTCCGTCGGCTCGATCATTGCGGTGGCGGGCATGGTCGCTGCGCAAGCCTTTTCCATGGGTTTTGGTTTTGTCCCAACAGTGTTCATAACGCTTGCGGCTGGTGCAATCATGGGCGGGCTCAACGGTGTTCTCTCGGCTAAACTCATGCTGCCTTCGTTCATCGTCACGGTTGCGACTATGGGTATCTATCGCGGAGCCGTCAGCCTGCCGACCAATGGCGCACCGGCTTCCATCGACAATGAAACATGGCTGGCCATCGGCAGCGAAAGCTGGCTTGGCTTGCCCATTATCATCTGGATTGTCATTGCGCTCTTCGCGATCAATCACATTGTCCTGTCCCGCAC is part of the Phyllobacterium sp. T1293 genome and encodes:
- a CDS encoding ABC transporter permease, with translation MTNSTETKQALLASPLIRQYGGIVISLIILCLVFSTISPRFLAFNNFMNIMQQVAVIAVAAYGMTYVILLGDIDLSVGSIIAVAGMVAAQAFSMGFGFVPTVFITLAAGAIMGGLNGVLSAKLMLPSFIVTVATMGIYRGAVSLPTNGAPASIDNETWLAIGSESWLGLPIIIWIVIALFAINHIVLSRTIFGRRAYLAGGNREAAIYSGIRVDRLKIIIFMISGVMAAISGILLSSRLSSAQTNAGMGYELDAIAAVVLGGTSLAGGVGTMVGTILGALIIGVINNGMNMLAVPYFYQLIFKGIVILFAVWLDVRSKSMRT
- a CDS encoding sugar ABC transporter ATP-binding protein; translated protein: MIASPNAPVLEIKDVAKTFGPVTALKRMNLSVRSGRVHTLLGENGAGKSTLMKILVGLFQPTSGSITLHGKPYAPKNPIEAKALGLSIVFQELSLCRNLSVAENILATHEPNSFGFINERDLNAQAAQIVQELGLPDNVRTKVGDLSIAQRQLVEIAKGLSRPADVVILDEPTSSLSDSEAEILFTIIERLKAKGTAIIYISHRMEEIMRISDDITVIRDGSFVATTEKQNTSIEGLIALMVGREMKDIYPPRLVERPSSAIAPVLAVENLSEAGRFENVSLDVRPGEVVGLFGLIGSGRSDVMKALFGFGQPTGTIRLNGNPVHLRSPADAIRHGIAFVTENRKEEGLVLQHSVERNINMVALGQLAGQFGFTRPARERAAAKTEILRLAIKTASMETPAGSLSGGNQQKIVIAKWLQTQPRILILDEPTRGVDVGAKFEIYRIIRELAAAGTAILMVSSELPEVLGLSDRLVIMHNKRVAKMLDAQGLSPETVMTYAAGIHQ